The Methylomagnum ishizawai genome has a window encoding:
- the cysN gene encoding sulfate adenylyltransferase subunit CysN: MSHQSDLIATDIFEYLAQHERKELLRFLTCGNVDDGKSTLIGRLLYDSKMIYVDQVAALRRDSAKYGTTGDDFDPALLMDGLQAEREQGITIDVAYRYFSTAKRKFIIADTPGHEQYTRNMATGASTCDLAIILVDARNGVQTQTKRHSFIVSLLGIKHVVVAINKMDLVDYSEAVFEQIRADYLAFVESLNIHDVRCIPLSALKGDNVVHRSEKMPWYQGEGLMDLLDSIEIAKDQNYQNPRFPVQYVNRPHLDFRGYSGTVAAGVFKKGDEVMALPSRKTSHITSIVTYDGELEQAFPPQAVTITLADEIDVSRGDMLVRPDDLPILDTRFKAHIVWMTETPMVPGKQYTLKQTTRTVTGSIPQILHRIDVNTLEQHPADQLNLNEIALCEVALNAPIAFDPYALTKGTGAFIVIDRLSNVTIGAGMIVGRADEADVARRVTVEERAARFGQKAATLWLTGPRRVETAYAIERKLFDTGHAAVVLDDEGLAGQAAFIAGQVNRAGVICICAVEAAPATPERLVAATDDVEAVLALLKEDGVLLD, from the coding sequence ATGTCGCACCAATCCGATTTGATCGCCACCGATATTTTCGAGTACCTGGCCCAGCACGAACGCAAGGAACTGTTGCGCTTCCTGACCTGCGGCAATGTGGACGACGGCAAAAGCACCCTGATCGGGCGGCTGTTGTACGATTCCAAGATGATCTACGTGGATCAGGTCGCGGCCCTCAGAAGGGACAGCGCCAAGTACGGCACCACCGGCGACGATTTCGACCCGGCCCTCCTGATGGACGGGCTCCAGGCCGAGCGCGAGCAGGGCATCACCATCGACGTGGCCTACCGCTATTTCTCCACCGCCAAGCGCAAGTTCATCATCGCCGACACCCCCGGCCACGAGCAGTACACCCGCAACATGGCGACCGGGGCTTCGACCTGCGACCTCGCCATCATCCTGGTGGACGCCCGCAACGGCGTCCAGACCCAGACCAAGCGCCATAGCTTCATCGTGTCCTTGCTGGGCATCAAGCATGTGGTGGTCGCCATCAACAAGATGGACTTGGTGGATTATTCCGAGGCGGTGTTCGAGCAAATCCGGGCCGATTATCTGGCCTTCGTCGAGAGCTTGAATATCCACGATGTGCGCTGCATCCCGCTCTCCGCGCTCAAGGGCGACAACGTGGTGCATCGCAGCGAGAAGATGCCGTGGTACCAGGGCGAGGGCTTGATGGACCTGTTGGATTCCATCGAGATCGCCAAGGACCAGAACTACCAGAACCCCCGGTTCCCGGTGCAATACGTCAACCGTCCCCATCTGGATTTCCGTGGCTATAGCGGCACGGTGGCGGCGGGCGTGTTCAAGAAGGGCGACGAGGTCATGGCCCTGCCTTCGCGCAAGACCAGCCATATCACGTCCATTGTCACCTACGACGGCGAACTGGAACAGGCGTTCCCGCCCCAGGCCGTGACGATCACCCTGGCCGACGAGATCGACGTGAGCCGGGGCGATATGCTGGTGCGGCCCGACGACCTGCCGATCCTCGACACCCGCTTCAAGGCCCATATCGTGTGGATGACCGAAACGCCGATGGTGCCGGGCAAGCAATACACCCTCAAGCAGACCACCCGCACGGTGACGGGTTCGATCCCGCAAATCCTGCACCGGATCGACGTGAACACGCTGGAACAGCACCCGGCGGACCAACTCAACCTGAATGAAATCGCCCTGTGCGAAGTGGCCCTGAACGCCCCCATCGCCTTCGACCCGTATGCGTTGACGAAGGGCACCGGCGCCTTCATCGTCATCGACCGGCTGAGCAATGTCACCATCGGCGCGGGGATGATCGTGGGCCGGGCCGACGAGGCCGATGTGGCCCGCCGGGTCACGGTGGAGGAGCGCGCCGCCCGTTTCGGCCAGAAGGCCGCGACCTTGTGGCTGACCGGCCCCCGGCGGGTCGAAACCGCCTACGCTATCGAGCGCAAGCTGTTCGATACCGGCCATGCGGCGGTGGTGTTGGACGACGAGGGCTTGGCCGGGCAGGCGGCGTTCATCGCCGGGCAGGTCAACCGGGCCGGTGTGATTTGCATCTGCGCGGTGGAGGCCGCGCCCGCCACGCCGGAACGGCTCGTGGCCGCGACCGACGATGTCGAGGCCGTGCTGGCCCTGCTCAAGGAGGACGGGGTGTTGTTGGATTAG
- the cysD gene encoding sulfate adenylyltransferase subunit CysD — MNEYTLTHLKQLEAESIHIIREVAAEFDRPVMLYSIGKDSAVMLHLAMKAFYPGKPPFPLLHVDTTWKFKDMITFRDRMAHDLGLDLIVHINPDGIAQGISPFVHGSEKHTDIMKTEGLKQALNQYQFDAAFGGARRDEEKSRAKERVYSFRDQNHRWDPKNQRPELWNIYNGKVNKGESIRVFPLSNWTELDIWQYIYLENIPIVPLYYAAERPVVERGGVLIMVDDDRMPLEPGETPEMKMVRFRTLGCYPLTGAVESTAATLPDIIQEMLLTTTSERQGRVIDHDQAASMEKKKKEGYF, encoded by the coding sequence ATGAACGAATACACCCTCACCCATCTGAAGCAGTTGGAAGCCGAGAGCATCCACATCATCCGCGAAGTCGCGGCCGAATTCGACCGACCCGTCATGCTGTATTCCATCGGCAAGGATTCGGCGGTCATGCTGCATTTGGCCATGAAGGCTTTCTATCCAGGCAAGCCGCCGTTCCCCTTGCTGCACGTCGATACCACCTGGAAATTCAAGGACATGATCACCTTCCGCGACCGCATGGCGCATGATCTGGGCTTGGATTTGATCGTGCATATCAACCCGGATGGCATCGCCCAGGGCATCAGCCCCTTCGTGCATGGCAGCGAGAAGCACACCGATATCATGAAGACCGAAGGCTTGAAACAAGCCTTGAACCAGTACCAGTTCGACGCGGCCTTCGGCGGTGCCCGCCGCGACGAGGAAAAGTCCCGCGCCAAGGAGCGGGTTTATTCGTTCCGCGACCAGAACCACCGCTGGGACCCCAAGAACCAGCGCCCGGAGTTGTGGAATATCTATAACGGCAAGGTCAATAAGGGCGAAAGCATCCGGGTATTCCCGCTCTCCAACTGGACCGAGTTGGATATCTGGCAATACATCTATCTTGAAAATATCCCCATCGTACCCTTGTACTACGCGGCGGAACGCCCGGTGGTCGAGCGGGGCGGCGTCCTCATCATGGTGGACGACGACCGCATGCCCTTGGAGCCCGGCGAAACGCCGGAAATGAAGATGGTCCGCTTCCGCACCCTGGGCTGCTATCCCCTGACCGGCGCGGTGGAATCCACGGCGGCGACCCTCCCAGACATCATCCAGGAAATGCTGCTCACCACCACGTCCGAACGCCAGGGCCGGGTCATCGACCACGACCAGGCCGCCTCCATGGAGAAGAAGAAGAAAGAGGGCTATTTCTGA